One window of Phoenix dactylifera cultivar Barhee BC4 chromosome 5, palm_55x_up_171113_PBpolish2nd_filt_p, whole genome shotgun sequence genomic DNA carries:
- the LOC120110775 gene encoding protein RKD4-like, producing the protein MDDSEPYDPDGDTHRYLYLPESPSDPLISSGPTFSWEYELFRLSSPPFPNNDVGLITSNQAAAPMQANVPSRTIDNNESLIRESDLLPETDFGGSSQLSSAYATGTEGRGAGLTGPKKKKTGIAAQRERTKNMTKEELEQYFDLPREQAAQELGISLTTLKKLCRKYGIPCWPYKRP; encoded by the exons ATGGACGACTCAGAGCCCTACGATCCGGATGGTGATACGCACCGCTACCTTTACTTGCCTGAGTCTCCCTCTGATCCACTAATATCGTCTGGGCCAACATTCTCTTGggaatatgaattatttaggcTATCTTCACCACCCTTCCCCAACAACGATGTTGGCCTTATTACTTCAAATCAAGCAGCTGCTCCAATGCAAGCAAACGTGCCGTCCAGGACCATCGACAATAACGAGTCGCTGATCAGAGAATCTGACTTGCTTCCGGAGACAGATTTTG GCGGATCATCACAACTTAGTTCAGCTTATGCTACTGGAACTGAAGGGAGGGGTGCAGGTCTCACCGgacccaagaagaagaagactggAATCGCAGCACAG AGGGAGCGGACGAAGAATATGACTAAGGAAGAGCTAGAACAGTATTTCGACCTTCCCAGAGAACAAGCTGCACAGGAGCTCGGCATATCGCTAACAACGCTTAAAAAGCTCTGCCGCAAATATGGCATACCATGCTGGCCTTATAAACGACCATAA